From a single Kitasatospora azatica KCTC 9699 genomic region:
- a CDS encoding glutamate synthase subunit beta, whose amino-acid sequence MADPKGFLTTPKQLAERRPVDVRLRDWNEVYVERSLLPIITKQAGRCMDCGIPFCHNGCPLGNLIPEWNDLAFRDDWSGAIERLHATNNFPEFTGRLCPAPCESACVLGINQDAVTIKNVEVTIIDKAWDNGGVRPQAPERLSGKTVAVVGSGPAGLAAAQQLTRAGHTVVVYERADRIGGLLRYGIPEFKMEKRHINRRIEQMRAEGTRFRTGVHVGEDITGQQLRDRFDAVVVAAGATTARDLPVPGRELKGIHQAMEYLPLANKVQEGDFVEPPISAEGKHVIVIGGGDTGADCLGTALRQGAASVTQLEIMPRPSDNRPAGQPWPTMPMTYKVTSAHEEAIYVRETKTVAGQAEGPSSPEAGKEGRVYSVNTTHFSGDEDGNVQELHLVEVEFKDGRFEPVPGTERAIPAQLVTLAMGFTGTDVKNGLVEQLGVELDARGNVARDGKFATNVDGVYVCGDAGRGQSLIVWAIAEGRSAAAAVDSYLGGKTPLPAPIRPTDRPLVV is encoded by the coding sequence ATGGCTGACCCCAAGGGCTTCCTGACCACGCCCAAGCAGCTGGCGGAGCGCCGCCCGGTCGACGTTCGCCTCCGTGACTGGAACGAGGTCTACGTCGAGCGCAGCCTCCTGCCGATCATCACCAAGCAGGCCGGCCGCTGCATGGACTGCGGCATCCCGTTCTGCCACAACGGCTGCCCGCTCGGGAACCTGATCCCCGAGTGGAACGACCTCGCCTTCCGGGACGACTGGTCCGGCGCGATCGAGCGGCTGCACGCGACCAACAACTTCCCGGAGTTCACCGGGCGGCTGTGTCCCGCGCCGTGCGAGTCGGCCTGTGTGCTGGGGATCAACCAGGACGCGGTGACCATCAAGAACGTCGAGGTCACCATCATCGACAAGGCCTGGGACAACGGCGGGGTCCGCCCGCAGGCCCCCGAGCGGCTGTCCGGCAAGACGGTCGCGGTGGTCGGCTCCGGCCCCGCCGGCCTCGCCGCCGCCCAGCAGCTCACCCGGGCCGGGCACACCGTCGTGGTCTACGAGCGGGCCGACCGGATCGGCGGTCTGCTGCGGTACGGCATCCCCGAGTTCAAGATGGAGAAGCGCCACATCAACCGCCGCATCGAGCAGATGCGCGCGGAGGGCACCCGGTTCCGCACCGGCGTGCACGTGGGCGAGGACATCACCGGCCAGCAGCTGCGCGACCGCTTCGACGCGGTCGTGGTCGCCGCCGGCGCCACCACCGCCCGCGACCTGCCGGTGCCCGGACGCGAGCTCAAGGGCATCCACCAGGCGATGGAGTACCTGCCGCTGGCCAACAAGGTGCAGGAGGGCGACTTCGTCGAGCCGCCGATCAGCGCCGAGGGCAAGCACGTCATCGTGATCGGTGGCGGCGACACCGGCGCCGACTGCCTGGGCACCGCGCTGCGCCAGGGCGCCGCCTCGGTCACCCAGCTGGAGATCATGCCGCGCCCCAGCGACAACCGGCCGGCCGGCCAGCCCTGGCCGACCATGCCGATGACCTACAAGGTCACCTCCGCGCACGAGGAGGCCATCTACGTCCGAGAGACGAAGACGGTGGCCGGCCAGGCAGAGGGACCCTCCTCGCCGGAGGCGGGCAAGGAGGGACGGGTCTACTCCGTCAACACCACCCACTTCAGCGGCGACGAGGACGGCAACGTCCAGGAACTCCACCTGGTCGAGGTCGAGTTCAAGGACGGCCGGTTCGAGCCGGTCCCCGGCACCGAGCGCGCCATCCCCGCGCAGCTGGTCACCCTGGCCATGGGCTTCACCGGCACCGACGTGAAGAACGGCCTGGTCGAGCAGCTCGGCGTCGAGCTGGACGCGCGCGGCAACGTCGCGCGGGACGGCAAGTTCGCCACCAACGTGGACGGCGTCTACGTCTGCGGCGACGCCGGCCGCGGCCAGTCGCTGATCGTCTGGGCGATCGCCGAGGGCCGCTCCGCGGCCGCCGCGGTCGACTCCTACCTGGGCGGCAAGACCCCGCTGCCCGCCCCGATCCGCCCCACCGACCGCCCCCTGGTTGTCTGA
- a CDS encoding MFS transporter, with the protein MAISLSLGLPRTAGQRPLVGAHLVDSLGTGLVLSFVVIYFARTTSLGIATIGAALTTARLLALPTAIVTGRLIDRFGARATAAAGNALSALAYAGFLTVHQVWQIVLVGWLAQVGAVAYWTSSTGLVVLAAPGGERTRWFALVQTLRNAGLAVGAALGSVLVGAGELRAVVALNAVSYLVAAALLVLWRPAGPAPRQQTTAPSPGSYRDVLRDGRYLLLVGINLCNVFGSLVTSLLIAVYLVQSLHQPAWLAGSLLMMNGLQVVLTQGPVARRLEHLRPTRVVAAAGAVNALAFALFALLAAAPGWAVVAGLYAAMFLYNLAETMATPFAEELSVGLARPDLRGRYLGVYQLSWNTGQALAPGLLTLLLSHGAVWPWVFLAVTAVAGVPALLLLERLVTGTGTSTPTAG; encoded by the coding sequence ATGGCCATATCGCTCTCCCTCGGACTGCCCCGCACCGCCGGGCAGCGCCCGCTCGTCGGCGCCCACCTGGTCGACAGCCTCGGCACCGGGCTGGTGCTCAGCTTCGTGGTGATCTACTTCGCCCGGACCACCAGCCTCGGCATCGCCACCATCGGCGCCGCCCTCACCACCGCACGCCTGCTGGCGCTGCCCACCGCGATCGTCACCGGGCGGCTGATCGACCGCTTCGGCGCCCGCGCCACCGCCGCCGCCGGCAATGCGCTCTCGGCGCTCGCCTACGCCGGATTCCTGACGGTCCATCAGGTATGGCAGATCGTGCTGGTCGGCTGGCTCGCCCAGGTGGGAGCGGTGGCGTACTGGACCAGCAGCACCGGCCTGGTGGTGCTGGCCGCGCCCGGCGGCGAGCGGACCCGGTGGTTCGCCCTGGTGCAGACGCTGCGCAACGCCGGCCTCGCGGTGGGTGCGGCGCTCGGCTCGGTGCTGGTTGGGGCCGGGGAGTTGCGGGCCGTGGTGGCGCTCAACGCCGTCAGCTACCTGGTCGCGGCGGCCCTGCTGGTGCTCTGGCGCCCGGCCGGGCCGGCGCCGCGGCAGCAGACCACCGCCCCGAGCCCGGGCAGCTACCGGGACGTCCTGCGCGACGGCCGCTACCTGCTGCTGGTCGGCATCAACCTCTGCAACGTCTTCGGCTCGCTGGTCACCAGCCTGCTGATCGCCGTCTACCTGGTCCAGTCCCTGCACCAACCGGCCTGGCTGGCGGGCTCGTTGCTGATGATGAACGGCCTGCAGGTGGTGCTCACCCAGGGCCCGGTGGCCCGGCGCCTGGAGCACCTGCGGCCGACCCGGGTGGTGGCCGCCGCCGGTGCGGTCAACGCCCTCGCCTTCGCGCTCTTCGCGCTGCTCGCGGCGGCGCCCGGCTGGGCGGTGGTGGCGGGCCTGTACGCCGCGATGTTCCTCTACAACCTCGCCGAGACGATGGCGACCCCGTTCGCCGAGGAGCTCAGCGTCGGCCTGGCCCGCCCCGACCTGCGCGGTCGCTACCTGGGTGTGTACCAGCTCTCCTGGAACACCGGCCAGGCACTGGCGCCCGGGTTGCTCACCTTGCTGCTGAGCCACGGCGCCGTCTGGCCCTGGGTGTTCCTGGCGGTGACCGCGGTGGCGGGCGTCCCGGCGCTGCTCCTGCTGGAGCGGCTGGTCACGGGGACGGGAACGAGTACACCGACGGCGGGGTGA
- a CDS encoding winged helix-turn-helix domain-containing protein: protein MLSVRFSAQDVAATRFACSRLREVVSAVQVLKDVAARAIHLPWVRESRTRLRGVDYALLDQLVPMPAWYLPDFLAPVPVATAPGMAEELAELTATDPALARAQLDRLPRPLPPLVAELQADPAAGLTRLAQEILLFWRAAVEPHWPRIERLIEGEILHRARRMAAGGPAALFEGLHPKVSWQDDRLRIDSRRHSAQYRLAAGRGLVLVPSVFVWPGAVFEVDETQAQPGLVYPARGIATLWERGGQAPPSALAALLGHGRARVLSELAAPASTTELALRTGQSAPNVAHHLSVLLAANLVARHRTGRTVLYLRTALAQALVGGDE, encoded by the coding sequence ATGCTCAGCGTGCGCTTCTCCGCCCAGGACGTCGCCGCCACCCGGTTCGCCTGCTCGCGGCTGCGTGAGGTGGTGTCAGCTGTCCAGGTGCTCAAGGACGTCGCCGCCCGGGCGATCCACCTGCCCTGGGTACGGGAGAGCCGCACCCGGCTGCGCGGCGTCGACTACGCGCTGCTCGACCAGCTGGTCCCGATGCCGGCCTGGTACCTGCCGGACTTCCTGGCTCCCGTCCCGGTGGCCACCGCCCCCGGCATGGCCGAGGAACTCGCCGAGCTCACCGCCACCGATCCGGCCCTGGCCCGTGCCCAACTCGACCGGTTGCCCCGCCCGTTGCCCCCGCTGGTGGCGGAGCTGCAGGCGGACCCGGCGGCCGGACTCACCCGGCTGGCCCAGGAGATCCTGCTCTTCTGGCGGGCCGCCGTCGAACCGCACTGGCCGCGGATCGAGCGGCTGATCGAGGGCGAGATCCTGCACCGCGCCCGCCGGATGGCGGCCGGCGGCCCGGCCGCCCTGTTCGAGGGCCTGCACCCCAAGGTGAGCTGGCAGGACGACCGGCTCCGGATCGACAGCCGCCGCCACAGCGCTCAGTACCGGCTGGCCGCCGGGCGCGGCCTGGTCCTGGTCCCCTCGGTCTTCGTCTGGCCCGGCGCGGTCTTCGAGGTCGACGAGACCCAGGCCCAACCCGGCCTGGTCTATCCGGCGCGCGGCATCGCCACCCTCTGGGAACGCGGCGGCCAGGCGCCCCCGTCCGCGCTGGCCGCCCTGCTGGGCCACGGCCGCGCCCGCGTCCTCAGCGAACTCGCCGCCCCCGCCTCCACCACCGAACTCGCCCTGCGCACCGGCCAGTCCGCCCCCAATGTGGCGCACCACCTGTCGGTGCTGCTCGCCGCGAACCTGGTGGCGCGCCACCGGACCGGCCGCACCGTGCTGTACCTGCGCACCGCGCTGGCCCAGGCCCTGGTCGGCGGTGACGAGTGA
- the gltB gene encoding glutamate synthase large subunit, with amino-acid sequence MLSASMHSANEPQGSSRSPYALVPDARPAAQGLYDPRNEHDACGVGFVATLTGIADHTIVEQALTVLRNLEHRGATGAEPDSGDGAGILTQIPDAFLRANVPFELPEAGSYAVGIAFLPDEDAADAAAVAQVEAIAADEDVTVLGWREVPVAPDLLGATARSVMPRFRQVFLAAEGKAGIELERLAFVVRKRAEREAGVYFPSLSARTIVYKGMLTTGQLEPFFPDLSDRLYASAIGLIHSRFSTNTFPSWPLAHPYRFVAHNGEINTVKGNRNWMTARESQLATDKIPGDLSRIFPICTPDHSDSASFDEVLELLHLGGRSLPHSVLMMIPEAWENHATMEPARRAFYQYHSNLMEPWDGPACVTFTDGTQIGAVLDRNGLRPARYWITEDGLVVLSSEVGVLDIDQEKVVRKGRLQPGKMFLIDTAEHRIIEDEELKSALAAEHPYEEWVAAGQIQLSKLPEREHIAHTHASVTRRQQTFGYTEEELRVILAPMAKTGGEALGSMGTDSPIAALSEKPRLLFDYFVQLFAQVTNPPLDAIREELVTSLLSNLGPEGNLLAAEAAHCRSVGMPFPVIDNDELAKLIHINADGDQPGLKAVTLSGLYKVSGGGEALAARLAAIAAETDAAIADGARIIVLSDRHSDAEHAPIPSLLLTSAVHHHLIRTKQRTLISLLVEAGDVREVHHVALLIGYGAGAVNPYLAMETVEDLVAQGTFLTGIEPEKAIKNLIKALGKGVLKVMSKMGISTVASYRGAQVFEAIGLSQETVDAYFAGTTTKLGGIGLAEIAKETAARHAKAYPASGIPAAHRALEIGGEYQWRREGEPHLFDPDTVFRLQHSTRSRRYDIFKQYTERVNSQSERLMTLRGLFKFNGQGRTPISIDEVEPVSEIVKRFSTGAMSYGSISMEAHETLAIAMNQLGGKSNTGEGGEDPERLYDLARRSAIKQVASGRFGVTSEYLVNADDIQIKMAQGAKPGEGGQLPGHKVYPWVAKTRHSTPGVGLISPPPHHDIYSIEDLAQLIHDLKNANPAARIHVKLVSEVGVGTVAAGVSKAHADVVLVSGHDGGTGASPLTSLKHAGGPWELGLAETQQTLLLNGLRDRIVVQTDGQLKTGRDVVIAALLGAEEFGFATAPLVVSGCIMMRVCHLDTCPVGVATQNPVLRERFSGKPEFVVNFFEFIAEEVREILAELGFRSIEEAVGHAEHIDATAAIDHWKAAGLDLAPLFHVPELPEGAALHCTTTQDHALDKALDNQLIELAEDALERGDAVRIQLPIRNVNRTVGTMLGHEVTKRYRGEGLPEGTIDVTFSGSAGQSFGAFVPNGITLRLEGDANDYVGKGLSGGVIVVRPAREAAAIGADAQAHVIAGNTIGYGATSGRIHLRGKAGERFAVRNSGATLVVEGVGDHGLEYMTGGRVVILGETGRNLAAGMSGGIAYVLDLRPANVNGGMVGIEAPDAEDRDWLREIVQQHYEETGSTVAAELLADWGGGVSRFTKIMPTDYKAVLAAKDAAERAGLTETAITRKMMEAAHG; translated from the coding sequence ATGCTGTCTGCATCCATGCACTCCGCCAACGAGCCCCAGGGCAGCAGCCGCTCTCCCTATGCGCTCGTTCCGGATGCGCGACCTGCTGCTCAGGGCCTGTACGACCCGCGAAACGAGCACGACGCCTGCGGCGTCGGCTTCGTCGCCACGCTGACCGGCATCGCCGACCACACCATCGTCGAGCAGGCGCTCACCGTCCTGCGCAACCTGGAGCACCGGGGTGCCACCGGCGCCGAGCCGGACTCCGGTGACGGCGCGGGCATCCTGACCCAGATCCCGGACGCCTTCCTGCGCGCCAACGTCCCGTTCGAGCTGCCCGAGGCCGGCTCCTACGCGGTCGGCATCGCGTTCCTGCCCGACGAGGACGCCGCTGACGCCGCCGCGGTCGCCCAGGTCGAGGCGATCGCCGCCGACGAGGACGTCACCGTGCTCGGCTGGCGCGAGGTGCCCGTCGCTCCCGACCTGCTGGGCGCCACCGCCCGCTCGGTGATGCCGCGCTTCCGTCAGGTCTTCCTGGCCGCCGAGGGCAAGGCCGGCATCGAGCTCGAGCGGCTGGCCTTCGTGGTCCGCAAGCGCGCCGAGCGCGAGGCCGGGGTGTACTTCCCCTCGCTGTCGGCCCGCACCATCGTCTACAAGGGCATGCTCACCACCGGGCAGCTGGAGCCGTTCTTCCCCGACCTGTCGGACCGGCTCTACGCCTCCGCGATCGGCCTGATCCACTCCCGGTTCTCCACCAACACCTTCCCGAGCTGGCCGCTGGCCCACCCGTACCGGTTCGTCGCGCACAACGGTGAGATCAACACCGTCAAGGGCAACCGGAACTGGATGACCGCGCGCGAGTCGCAGCTGGCCACCGACAAGATCCCTGGCGACCTGAGCCGGATCTTCCCGATCTGTACCCCGGACCACTCCGACTCGGCCTCCTTCGACGAGGTCCTGGAGCTGCTCCACCTGGGCGGGCGTTCGCTGCCGCACTCGGTGCTGATGATGATCCCGGAGGCCTGGGAGAACCACGCCACCATGGAGCCGGCCCGGCGCGCCTTCTACCAGTACCACTCCAACCTGATGGAGCCCTGGGACGGCCCGGCCTGCGTCACCTTCACCGACGGCACCCAGATCGGCGCCGTACTGGACCGCAACGGCCTGCGCCCGGCCCGGTACTGGATCACCGAGGACGGCCTGGTGGTGCTCTCCTCCGAGGTCGGTGTGCTCGACATCGACCAGGAGAAGGTGGTCAGGAAGGGCCGGCTGCAGCCCGGCAAGATGTTCCTGATCGACACCGCTGAGCACCGGATCATCGAGGACGAGGAGCTCAAGTCGGCGCTGGCCGCCGAGCACCCGTACGAGGAGTGGGTGGCGGCCGGTCAGATCCAGCTCTCCAAGCTGCCGGAGCGCGAGCACATCGCGCACACCCACGCCTCCGTGACGCGCCGTCAGCAGACCTTCGGCTACACCGAGGAGGAGCTGCGGGTCATCCTCGCGCCGATGGCCAAGACCGGCGGCGAGGCGCTCGGCTCGATGGGCACCGACTCGCCGATCGCCGCGCTCTCCGAGAAGCCCCGGCTGCTCTTCGACTACTTCGTGCAGCTCTTCGCACAGGTCACCAACCCGCCGCTGGACGCGATCCGCGAGGAACTGGTCACCTCCCTGCTGAGCAACCTCGGCCCCGAGGGCAACCTGCTGGCCGCCGAGGCCGCGCACTGCCGCTCGGTCGGCATGCCGTTCCCGGTGATCGACAACGACGAGCTCGCCAAGCTGATCCACATCAACGCCGATGGGGACCAGCCCGGGCTGAAGGCCGTCACGCTGTCGGGCCTGTACAAGGTCTCCGGCGGCGGCGAGGCGCTGGCCGCGCGGCTCGCGGCGATCGCGGCCGAGACCGACGCGGCGATCGCCGACGGCGCGCGGATCATCGTGCTCTCCGACCGCCACTCGGACGCCGAGCACGCCCCGATCCCCTCGCTGCTGCTCACCTCCGCGGTGCACCACCACCTGATCCGCACCAAGCAGCGCACCCTGATCTCGCTGCTGGTCGAGGCCGGCGACGTCCGCGAGGTCCACCACGTGGCGCTGCTGATCGGCTACGGCGCGGGCGCGGTCAACCCGTACCTGGCGATGGAGACGGTCGAGGACCTGGTCGCCCAGGGCACCTTCCTGACCGGCATCGAGCCGGAGAAGGCGATCAAGAACCTGATCAAGGCGCTCGGCAAGGGCGTGCTGAAGGTGATGTCCAAGATGGGCATCTCCACCGTCGCCTCCTACCGCGGCGCTCAGGTCTTCGAGGCGATCGGCCTGTCCCAGGAGACCGTGGACGCCTACTTCGCCGGTACCACCACCAAGCTCGGCGGCATCGGCCTGGCGGAGATCGCCAAGGAGACCGCCGCCCGGCACGCCAAGGCCTACCCGGCCTCCGGCATCCCGGCCGCGCACCGCGCGCTGGAGATCGGCGGCGAGTACCAGTGGCGCCGCGAGGGCGAGCCGCACCTGTTCGACCCGGACACCGTCTTCCGCCTGCAGCACTCCACCCGCAGCCGGCGCTACGACATCTTCAAGCAGTACACCGAGCGGGTGAACTCGCAGTCCGAGCGGCTGATGACGCTGCGCGGCCTGTTCAAGTTCAACGGCCAGGGCCGGACGCCGATCTCGATCGACGAGGTCGAGCCGGTCTCCGAGATCGTCAAGCGGTTCTCCACCGGCGCCATGTCCTACGGCTCCATCTCGATGGAGGCGCACGAGACGCTGGCCATCGCGATGAACCAGCTGGGCGGCAAGTCCAACACCGGTGAGGGCGGCGAGGACCCGGAGCGCCTCTACGACCTGGCCCGCCGCTCGGCGATCAAGCAGGTCGCCTCCGGCCGGTTCGGCGTCACCTCCGAGTACCTGGTCAACGCGGACGACATCCAGATCAAGATGGCCCAGGGCGCCAAGCCCGGCGAGGGCGGCCAGCTGCCCGGCCACAAGGTCTACCCGTGGGTCGCCAAGACCCGGCACTCCACCCCGGGTGTCGGCCTGATCTCGCCGCCGCCGCACCACGACATCTACTCCATCGAGGACCTGGCTCAGCTGATCCACGACCTCAAGAACGCCAACCCGGCGGCCCGCATCCACGTGAAGCTGGTCTCCGAGGTGGGCGTGGGCACCGTCGCGGCGGGCGTCTCCAAGGCGCACGCGGACGTGGTGCTGGTCTCCGGCCACGACGGCGGCACCGGCGCCTCGCCGCTCACCTCGCTGAAGCACGCGGGCGGTCCCTGGGAGCTCGGCCTCGCCGAGACCCAGCAGACCCTGCTGCTGAACGGGCTGCGCGACCGGATCGTGGTCCAGACGGACGGTCAACTGAAGACCGGCCGCGACGTGGTGATCGCCGCGCTGCTCGGCGCCGAGGAGTTCGGCTTCGCCACCGCGCCGCTGGTGGTCTCCGGCTGCATCATGATGCGGGTCTGCCACCTGGACACCTGCCCGGTCGGCGTCGCCACCCAGAACCCGGTGCTGCGCGAACGCTTCTCCGGCAAGCCGGAGTTCGTGGTCAACTTCTTCGAGTTCATCGCCGAGGAGGTCCGCGAGATCCTCGCCGAGCTGGGCTTCCGCTCGATCGAGGAGGCCGTCGGCCACGCCGAGCACATCGACGCGACCGCCGCCATCGACCACTGGAAGGCCGCCGGCCTGGACCTGGCGCCGCTCTTCCACGTCCCCGAGCTGCCCGAGGGCGCGGCCCTGCACTGCACCACCACGCAGGACCACGCGCTGGACAAGGCGCTCGACAACCAGCTGATCGAGCTGGCCGAGGACGCCCTGGAGCGCGGCGACGCGGTCCGGATCCAGCTGCCGATCCGCAACGTCAACCGCACGGTCGGCACCATGCTCGGCCACGAGGTGACCAAGCGGTACCGCGGCGAGGGCCTGCCGGAGGGGACGATCGACGTCACCTTCAGCGGTTCCGCAGGTCAGTCCTTCGGTGCCTTCGTGCCGAACGGCATCACGCTGCGGCTGGAGGGCGACGCCAACGACTACGTCGGCAAGGGCCTGTCGGGCGGTGTGATCGTGGTCCGTCCGGCCCGCGAGGCCGCCGCGATCGGCGCCGACGCGCAGGCGCACGTGATCGCCGGCAACACCATCGGCTACGGCGCCACCTCGGGCCGGATCCACCTGCGCGGCAAGGCCGGTGAGCGTTTCGCGGTCCGCAACTCCGGTGCCACCCTGGTGGTCGAGGGCGTGGGCGACCACGGCCTGGAGTACATGACCGGCGGGCGGGTCGTCATCCTCGGCGAGACCGGCCGCAACCTGGCAGCCGGTATGTCCGGCGGCATCGCGTACGTCCTGGACCTGCGTCCGGCCAATGTCAACGGCGGCATGGTCGGCATCGAGGCCCCCGACGCCGAGGACCGCGACTGGCTGCGCGAGATCGTGCAGCAGCACTACGAGGAGACCGGCTCGACGGTTGCCGCCGAGCTGCTGGCCGACTGGGGCGGCGGTGTCAGCCGCTTCACCAAGATCATGCCCACCGACTACAAGGCTGTGCTCGCCGCCAAGGACGCCGCTGAGCGCGCTGGTCTCACCGAGACCGCTATCACTCGCAAGATGATGGAGGCGGCACATGGCTGA
- a CDS encoding helix-turn-helix domain-containing protein: MNSMGQTGGGVTVRRLLLGSQLRRLRESQGVSREDAGYEIRASESKIGRMELGRVRFKERDVADLLTLYGVSDGAQRAELLGMVRSANAVPWWQEYTDVVPAWFQTYLGFEEAAGAIASYDVQFVPGLLQTEEYARAVIRLGSHSAPSAEIERRVAVRMRRQQLLADEAGPRLRAVLDEAVLRRPCGGPEVMRGQLARLLELADHPRIELQVMPLGFDGLAAESGTFSLLSFREPDLAEVIYLEQFTTALYLDRPREVAEYRATLDRLRTDSLTVEQSRGLLRTMLQEP, from the coding sequence ATGAACAGCATGGGGCAGACCGGCGGCGGAGTGACCGTGCGCCGGCTGCTGTTGGGTTCCCAGCTACGCCGGTTGCGGGAGTCCCAGGGCGTGTCGCGGGAGGACGCCGGCTACGAGATCCGCGCCTCCGAGTCCAAGATCGGGCGGATGGAGCTGGGCCGGGTCAGATTCAAGGAGCGCGATGTCGCCGACCTGCTGACCCTCTACGGCGTCAGCGACGGTGCGCAGCGCGCCGAACTGCTCGGCATGGTGCGCAGTGCCAACGCGGTGCCCTGGTGGCAGGAGTACACCGACGTGGTGCCCGCCTGGTTCCAGACCTACCTCGGCTTCGAGGAGGCGGCCGGCGCCATCGCCTCCTACGACGTGCAGTTCGTGCCGGGTCTGCTGCAGACCGAGGAGTACGCCCGCGCGGTGATCCGGCTCGGCTCGCACAGCGCGCCGAGCGCCGAGATCGAGCGCCGGGTCGCGGTCCGGATGCGCCGCCAGCAGTTGCTCGCCGACGAGGCGGGACCGCGCCTGCGGGCGGTGCTCGACGAGGCCGTGCTGCGCCGTCCCTGTGGCGGACCCGAGGTGATGCGTGGTCAGCTGGCCCGACTGCTGGAGCTGGCCGACCACCCCCGGATCGAACTCCAGGTGATGCCACTGGGCTTCGACGGCCTGGCCGCCGAGAGCGGCACCTTCTCGCTGCTCTCCTTCCGCGAGCCCGACCTGGCCGAGGTGATCTACCTGGAGCAGTTCACCACCGCGCTCTACCTGGATCGGCCGCGCGAGGTCGCCGAGTACCGCGCCACGTTGGACCGGCTGCGAACCGACAGCCTCACGGTCGAACAGAGTCGCGGTCTTCTGCGGACCATGCTCCAGGAGCCGTGA